Proteins found in one Campylobacter lari genomic segment:
- a CDS encoding sulfite exporter TauE/SafE family protein has translation MDLTLLPYMIIGIFSGMASGIFGIGGGMIIVPFMLTLGLSSHHAVAISVVQMIFASIFGSYLNYKNKNLILKDGLIIGFGGFLGAMFSGLLLSYFSDITLTSIFLCVSIIFFLKFAFDQKSTIGNINHSKALKNSILLICGIFTGIFAISLGIGGGLLITPILAYFLGYDTKKVVPLSLFFVIFASISGISSFVYNDIIDKEVLQNGSLVGLCSMLGVYLGIKIMEKINLKSHRIALLSIYTLSIAMTIISLIKKLNLF, from the coding sequence ATGGATTTAACTTTACTTCCTTATATGATTATAGGAATTTTTTCAGGTATGGCTTCGGGAATTTTTGGCATAGGTGGTGGTATGATTATCGTTCCTTTTATGCTTACTTTAGGACTTAGCTCTCATCATGCTGTTGCAATTTCTGTTGTTCAAATGATTTTTGCTTCTATTTTTGGCTCTTATTTAAATTATAAAAATAAAAATTTAATCTTAAAAGATGGACTTATCATAGGTTTTGGAGGCTTTTTAGGTGCGATGTTTAGCGGGCTTTTACTCTCGTATTTTTCGGATATAACCTTAACAAGTATTTTTTTATGTGTAAGTATTATTTTCTTTTTAAAATTTGCTTTTGACCAAAAAAGTACTATTGGAAATATCAATCATTCTAAAGCCTTAAAAAATTCCATTTTACTAATTTGTGGTATATTTACAGGAATTTTTGCTATATCTTTAGGTATTGGAGGTGGGCTTTTAATTACTCCTATTTTGGCTTATTTTTTGGGCTATGATACCAAAAAAGTAGTGCCACTTAGTTTGTTTTTTGTGATTTTTGCTTCCATTTCAGGAATTAGTTCTTTTGTATATAATGACATCATTGATAAAGAAGTCTTACAAAATGGAAGCTTAGTAGGACTTTGCTCTATGCTAGGTGTTTATCTTGGAATTAAAATCATGGAAAAAATCAACCTTAAATCCCATCGCATAGCACTTTTAAGCATCTACACTCTTTCTATAGCCATGACTATTATAAGTTTGATTAAAAAGCTAAATTTATTTTAA
- the pseA gene encoding pseudaminic acid biosynthesis protein PseA, whose amino-acid sequence MVFCKKCVMPDTKPDLHFNDDGICDACCSQEAKNHKINWQEREKEFLELVKKYKKHPVYDCVIGVSGGKDSTFQVLKCLEFGLNPLCVCFEPSIPTKIGKKNLKNLNNLGVDLIHIKRNPLVYKKLSREALIRTGDNEWQNHLGIFTCVPKIAVAFDIPLIIWGESPQIEYGGPASSKEKNILGREWLEEFGGLLGNRISDMIGVDGIREKDLFFYTYPSDEELQRVGVTGLFLGYYFKWDYKYNLKLAQENGFKTSTKPVETTYENFENLDCYSNHVHDYLKYCKYGFGRATDNACLDIRLGYISREEGVRLVNKYDGKPPKKAIKKYLEFSGFSEKEFEKIVDSYTNKKIFKRDENGKFLRDSDGSLIKKDEFVL is encoded by the coding sequence GTGGTTTTTTGTAAAAAATGCGTTATGCCAGATACTAAGCCTGATTTGCATTTTAATGATGATGGAATTTGTGATGCGTGTTGCTCACAAGAAGCTAAAAACCATAAGATAAACTGGCAAGAGCGTGAAAAAGAATTTCTAGAACTTGTGAAAAAATATAAAAAACATCCTGTGTATGATTGTGTCATAGGGGTAAGTGGTGGTAAGGATTCTACTTTTCAAGTTTTAAAATGTCTTGAGTTTGGACTTAATCCTTTGTGTGTTTGTTTTGAACCAAGTATCCCTACTAAAATAGGTAAAAAGAATTTAAAAAATTTAAACAATCTTGGTGTTGATTTAATTCATATTAAAAGAAATCCTTTGGTGTATAAAAAATTATCCCGTGAAGCTCTTATAAGAACGGGCGATAATGAATGGCAAAACCATTTGGGAATTTTTACTTGTGTTCCAAAAATAGCTGTTGCTTTTGATATACCTTTGATTATTTGGGGAGAAAGTCCGCAGATTGAATATGGTGGACCAGCTAGTTCTAAAGAAAAAAACATTTTAGGCAGAGAATGGCTTGAAGAATTTGGCGGGCTTTTAGGTAATAGAATTTCTGATATGATTGGAGTTGATGGTATCAGAGAGAAGGATTTATTTTTTTATACTTACCCAAGTGATGAAGAACTTCAAAGAGTAGGAGTTACGGGGTTATTTTTGGGATATTATTTTAAATGGGATTATAAGTATAATTTAAAATTAGCTCAAGAAAATGGCTTTAAAACCAGTACAAAACCAGTTGAAACTACTTATGAGAATTTTGAAAATCTAGATTGCTATTCAAATCATGTGCATGATTACTTAAAATACTGCAAATATGGTTTTGGAAGAGCTACGGATAATGCGTGTTTGGATATAAGACTTGGTTATATTAGCCGTGAAGAGGGTGTGAGACTTGTAAATAAATACGATGGAAAGCCACCCAAAAAGGCTATTAAGAAGTATTTGGAGTTTAGCGGTTTTAGTGAAAAAGAATTTGAAAAAATTGTAGATTCTTATACAAATAAAAAAATTTTCAAACGTGATGAAAATGGTAAATTCTTAAGAGACAGCGATGGATCATTGATAAAAAAAGATGAGTTTGTTTTGTGA